From Syngnathus scovelli strain Florida chromosome 14, RoL_Ssco_1.2, whole genome shotgun sequence, one genomic window encodes:
- the zbtb42 gene encoding zinc finger and BTB domain-containing protein 18.2 isoform X1, with translation MGYEGRMEFPDHSRQLLQCLSQQRHQGFLCDCTVLVGEARFKAHRAVLASCSMYFHLFYRDQLDKRDVVHLNSDIVTAPAFSLLLEFMYEGKLEFSTLPVEDVLAAASYLHMYDIVKVCKGKLKDKELSSLDEKMGEAFGLSCLERDNSSDGDPRGDKQPGRRRPRGPTGPPSPPEQFDTDSGEAGLAVSDCERSARNRQKANGHSGRSPDLVGVNYVSAEGEPCVQTAGKTNADVSSSTVSLSRRSRASDDMDCALDLSFKPLSTRDPLQASYISGQLALDSQQQGTEPLVKDEHDLLSEQEDSEPMSPESQRFGNSARSSVVTGFAALFPGNNGSTAALLSQEEDLMDEEGEACGRRREGTPGGEERRRGRLPGDSEEEEEDDLASSDISTSSGVLLPGGQQACVCPLCSKIFPSPHVLQLHLSSHFREKDGARSKLSPDGSVPTCVQCNKTFSCMYTLKRHERTHSGEKPYTCGQCGKSFQYSHNLSRHAVVHTREKPHACKWCERRFTQSGDLYRHIRKFHCGLVKTLAIG, from the exons ATGG GTTATGAGGGAAGAATGGAGTTCCCAGACCATAGCCGCCAGTTGCTGCAGTGTTTGAGTCAGCAGCGTCACCAAGGTTTCCTGTGTGACTGCACCGTTCTGGTCGGGGAGGCTCGCTTCAAGGCGCACAGAGCCGTGCTGGCCTCCTGCAGCATGTACTTCCATCTCTTCTACAGGGACCAGCTTGACAAAAGGGACGTTGTGCATCTCAACAGTGACATTGTGACAGCGCCGGCCTTCAGTCTGCTGCTTGAATTTATGTATGAGGGCAAGTTGGAATTCAGCACTCTTCCAGTGGAGGATGTGCTGGCAGCGGCCAGCTACCTCCACATGTACGACATCGTCAAAGTGTGCAAAGGCAAGCTGAAAGACAAAGAGCTCTCCTCGCTTGACGAGAAGATGGGCGAGGCTTTCGGACTCAGCTGTTTGGAGCGGGACAATTCCTCGGACGGCGACCCGCGCGGTGACAAGCAGCCCGGTAGGCGACGGCCTCGGGGGCCCACAGGGCCCCCCTCCCCGCCGGAACAGTTTGACACGGACAgcggcgaagcggggctggctgTCAGCGACTGTGAAAGGTCTGCGCGGAACAGGCAGAAGGCAAACGGTCACTCCGGCAGGTCCCCGGACCTTGTAGGTGTCAATTATGTGTCAGCGGAGGGCGAGCCTTGCGTCCAAACAGCTGGAAAAACAAACGCTGATGTCAGTAGTTCCACCGTATCACTGTCCCGGAGGTCCCGGGCTTCGGATGACATGGACTGCGCTCTGGATTTGTCTTTCAAGCCTCTGTCTACCAGAGATCCCTTACAGGCCTCCTACATCTCGGGACAGCTGGCCCTCGACAGCCAGCAGCAGGGCACTGAGCCACTTGTTAAAGATGAACACGACTTGCTGTCAGAGCAGGAGGACAGTGAGCCCATGAGCCCCGAGAGCCAGCGCTTTGGGAATAGCGCCAGGAGCTCGGTGGTGACAGGGTTCGCTGCCCTCTTCCCAGGCAACAACGGCTCCACCGCCGCCCTCCTCTCCCAGGAGGAAGACCTGATGGACGAGGAGGGGGAGGCCTGCGGGCGGAGGAGGGAGGGCACCCCCGGCGGGgaagagaggaggagggggaggctgCCGGGGGacagcgaggaggaggaggaagacgattTGGCTTCTTCGGACATCTCCACTTCCAGCGGTGTGCTCTTGCCCGGCGGGCAACAGGCGTGCGTGTGCCCCCTGTGCAGTAAAATCTTCCCCAGCCCGCACGTCCTGCAGCTGCACCTCAGCTCGCACTTCCGCGAGAAGGACGGCGCCCGCTCCAAGTTGTCGCCCGACGGCTCGGTGCCCACCTGCGTGCAGTGCAACAAGACCTTCTCCTGCATGTACACCCTCAAACGGCACGAGCGCACGCACTCCGGCGAGAAGCCGTACACCTGCGGCCAGTGCGGCAAGAGCTTCCAGTACTCGCACAACTTGAGTCGCCACGCCGTGGTCCACACGCGGGAGAAGCCGCACGCGTGTAAATGGTGCGAGCGCCGCTTCACCCAATCCGGGGACTTGTATCGCCACATCAGGAAGTTTCACTGCGGCCTTGTTAAAACGCTCGCCATCGGATAA
- the zbtb42 gene encoding zinc finger and BTB domain-containing protein 18.2 isoform X2, with the protein MEFPDHSRQLLQCLSQQRHQGFLCDCTVLVGEARFKAHRAVLASCSMYFHLFYRDQLDKRDVVHLNSDIVTAPAFSLLLEFMYEGKLEFSTLPVEDVLAAASYLHMYDIVKVCKGKLKDKELSSLDEKMGEAFGLSCLERDNSSDGDPRGDKQPGRRRPRGPTGPPSPPEQFDTDSGEAGLAVSDCERSARNRQKANGHSGRSPDLVGVNYVSAEGEPCVQTAGKTNADVSSSTVSLSRRSRASDDMDCALDLSFKPLSTRDPLQASYISGQLALDSQQQGTEPLVKDEHDLLSEQEDSEPMSPESQRFGNSARSSVVTGFAALFPGNNGSTAALLSQEEDLMDEEGEACGRRREGTPGGEERRRGRLPGDSEEEEEDDLASSDISTSSGVLLPGGQQACVCPLCSKIFPSPHVLQLHLSSHFREKDGARSKLSPDGSVPTCVQCNKTFSCMYTLKRHERTHSGEKPYTCGQCGKSFQYSHNLSRHAVVHTREKPHACKWCERRFTQSGDLYRHIRKFHCGLVKTLAIG; encoded by the coding sequence ATGGAGTTCCCAGACCATAGCCGCCAGTTGCTGCAGTGTTTGAGTCAGCAGCGTCACCAAGGTTTCCTGTGTGACTGCACCGTTCTGGTCGGGGAGGCTCGCTTCAAGGCGCACAGAGCCGTGCTGGCCTCCTGCAGCATGTACTTCCATCTCTTCTACAGGGACCAGCTTGACAAAAGGGACGTTGTGCATCTCAACAGTGACATTGTGACAGCGCCGGCCTTCAGTCTGCTGCTTGAATTTATGTATGAGGGCAAGTTGGAATTCAGCACTCTTCCAGTGGAGGATGTGCTGGCAGCGGCCAGCTACCTCCACATGTACGACATCGTCAAAGTGTGCAAAGGCAAGCTGAAAGACAAAGAGCTCTCCTCGCTTGACGAGAAGATGGGCGAGGCTTTCGGACTCAGCTGTTTGGAGCGGGACAATTCCTCGGACGGCGACCCGCGCGGTGACAAGCAGCCCGGTAGGCGACGGCCTCGGGGGCCCACAGGGCCCCCCTCCCCGCCGGAACAGTTTGACACGGACAgcggcgaagcggggctggctgTCAGCGACTGTGAAAGGTCTGCGCGGAACAGGCAGAAGGCAAACGGTCACTCCGGCAGGTCCCCGGACCTTGTAGGTGTCAATTATGTGTCAGCGGAGGGCGAGCCTTGCGTCCAAACAGCTGGAAAAACAAACGCTGATGTCAGTAGTTCCACCGTATCACTGTCCCGGAGGTCCCGGGCTTCGGATGACATGGACTGCGCTCTGGATTTGTCTTTCAAGCCTCTGTCTACCAGAGATCCCTTACAGGCCTCCTACATCTCGGGACAGCTGGCCCTCGACAGCCAGCAGCAGGGCACTGAGCCACTTGTTAAAGATGAACACGACTTGCTGTCAGAGCAGGAGGACAGTGAGCCCATGAGCCCCGAGAGCCAGCGCTTTGGGAATAGCGCCAGGAGCTCGGTGGTGACAGGGTTCGCTGCCCTCTTCCCAGGCAACAACGGCTCCACCGCCGCCCTCCTCTCCCAGGAGGAAGACCTGATGGACGAGGAGGGGGAGGCCTGCGGGCGGAGGAGGGAGGGCACCCCCGGCGGGgaagagaggaggagggggaggctgCCGGGGGacagcgaggaggaggaggaagacgattTGGCTTCTTCGGACATCTCCACTTCCAGCGGTGTGCTCTTGCCCGGCGGGCAACAGGCGTGCGTGTGCCCCCTGTGCAGTAAAATCTTCCCCAGCCCGCACGTCCTGCAGCTGCACCTCAGCTCGCACTTCCGCGAGAAGGACGGCGCCCGCTCCAAGTTGTCGCCCGACGGCTCGGTGCCCACCTGCGTGCAGTGCAACAAGACCTTCTCCTGCATGTACACCCTCAAACGGCACGAGCGCACGCACTCCGGCGAGAAGCCGTACACCTGCGGCCAGTGCGGCAAGAGCTTCCAGTACTCGCACAACTTGAGTCGCCACGCCGTGGTCCACACGCGGGAGAAGCCGCACGCGTGTAAATGGTGCGAGCGCCGCTTCACCCAATCCGGGGACTTGTATCGCCACATCAGGAAGTTTCACTGCGGCCTTGTTAAAACGCTCGCCATCGGATAA
- the akt1 gene encoding RAC-alpha serine/threonine-protein kinase translates to MTNVVIVKEGWLHKRGEYIKTWRPRYFLLKSDGTFIGYKERPQDVDQLETPLNNFSVAQCQLMKTERPKPNTFIIRCLQWTTVIERTFHVETPEEREEWTKAIQTVAEGLQKQEEEMMDSSPDPMDMEVYLTKPRQKVTMHDFEYLKLLGKGTFGKVILVKEKATGRYYAMKILKKEVIVAKDEVAHTLTENRVLQNSKHPFLTGLKYSFQTHDRLCFVMEYANGGELFFHLSRDRVFSEERARFYGAEIVSALDYLHAERNVVYRDLKLENLMLDKDGHIKITDFGLCKEGIKDGATMKTFCGTPEYLAPEVLEDNDYGRAVDWWGLGVVMYEMMCGRLPFYNQDHEKLFELILMEDIRFPRTLGLEARSLLSGLLKKDPMQRLGGGPDDAKEIMKHKFFAGIEWQDVYEKKLVPPFKPHVTSETDTRYFDEEFTAQTITITPPGQDDSMESFDSERRPHFPQFSYSASGVA, encoded by the exons ATGACCAATGTGGTGATCGTCAAGGAGGGATGGCTGCATAAAAGAG GAGAATACATCAAGACCTGGAGGCCAAGGTATTTTCTTCTGAAGAGCGATGGTACATTCATCGGCTACAAAGAGCGGCCGCAAGATGTCGACCAGTTGGAAACTCCCTTAAATAACTTCTCCGTAGCAC AATGCCAGCTGATGAAGACAGAACGACCTAAGCCCAATACATTTATCATCCGCTGCCTGCAGTGGACCACTGTCATCGAGCGCACCTTCCACGTTGAGACCCCTGAGGAGAG GGAAGAATGGACAAAAGCCATCCAAACAGTGGCAGAAGGGCTGCAGAAGCAAGAAGAAGAGATGATGGACTCCTCCCCAGACCCCATGGATATGGAGGTCTACCTGACCAAACCCAGACAAAAAGTG ACTATGCACGATTTTGAATACCTCAAACTCCTGGGAAAAGGCACTTTTGGCAAAGTTATTCTGGTCAAGGAGAAAGCCACGGGACGCTACTATGCCATGAAGATCCTGAAAAAGGAGGTGATCGTGGCAAAA GATGAagtggcgcacacactcacagaaaACAGAGTCCTCCAGAATTCAAAGCACCCCTTCTTGACA GGGTTGAAATACTCTTTCCAAACACATGACCGCCTTTGCTTTGTCATGGAATATGCCAACGGTGGTGAG CTTTTCTTCCACCTTTCAAGGGATCGGGTATTCTCAGAGGAGCGTGCTCGCTTCTATGGTGCAGAGATTGTCTCTGCGCTTGACTACCTGCACGCCGAAAGAAACGTGGTCTACCGAGATCTAAAG TTGGAAAATCTGATGCTGGATAAAGATGGACACATCAAGATAACAGATTTTGGCCTCTGTAAGGAGGGGATCAAGGACGGTGCCACCATGAAGACTTTCTGTGGAACACCAGAGTATCTTGCACCTGAG GTACTTGAGGACAACGACTATGGCCGTGCGGTGGACTGGTGGGGTCTTGGTGTGGTGATGTACGAGATGATGTGTGGCAGGCTGCCTTTCTACAACCAGGACCACGAGAAGCTGTTTGAGCTCATCCTCATGGAAGACATCCGCTTCCCACGGACACTCGGTCTAGAGGCACGCTCGCTGCTCTCTGGACTCCTCAAGAAGGACCCCATGCAGAG GCTCGGTGGTGGTCCTGATGATGCCAAGGAAATCATGAAGCACAAGTTCTTCGCCGGGATTGAATGGCAAGACGTTTACGAGAAAAAA TTGGTCCCACCATTCAAGCCCCACGTTACCTCAGAGACCGACACGCGATATTTTGATGAGGAGTTTACTGCACAAACCATCACAATCACGCCACCTGGACAAG ACGACAGCATGGAGTCTTTCGACAGTGAGCGGAGACCCCACTTCCCCCAGTTCTCCTACTCCGCGAGTGGGGTGGCCTGA